ATAGGCGGCATATTGATCATTTTAGGAGCGTTGGTTAACGTTTTTGGCAGTAAAAAAAAGCAGTAAGATTTTGATCTTTTACTAGATGATTATTTAAATACATAAAATACCGTTCAACATCATAAAATGAACTAATACGGCATAAATGAATGATTTAAAAATATACTTGGTCTATTTCAAATGAACTTAAATTTATTTTTAATGACTATAGTTGAATAAAAAAGAAACAATGCTTATCTATTTACCTAACTATAGTATTATGGCCTATCATTGTTTCTGTTAAATCAGCTTACAAATTTACTTAGCATTCAGCTATTTCAACCAAATATTAGAAAACTTAATTATATAAATGAAAATACCTAAAAGAATCCAGCCATTAGTTGACGATGGCATTGTAGATAGTGTTTTACGACAATTAATGAGCGGCAAGGAAGCAACGGTTTATGTTGTTCAATGTGGCGATGAAGTACGTTGTGCAAAGGTTTATAAAGAAGCTAGCAAGCGTAGTTTTAAAAATGCTGTTTTGTATAATGAAGGACGAAAGGTCCGTAATGGCCGAAATGCTAGAGCAATGCAAAAAGGTTCTAAATTTGGTCGTGAGCAACAAGAAGAAATTTGGCAAAGTACTGAAGTTGATGCTTTATATAAATTTGCAGATGCAGGTATAAGAGTACCAACGCCTTTTGGATGTTTTGGTGGTGTTTTGATTATGGAACTCATTACTGATGCTGATGGCTTTGCTGCACCACGTTTAAATGATGTCACTATGCCAGAAGAAAAAGCGCTAATTGATCACGCGAAAGTAATGGATTATGTCGTGCGCATGTTAAGTGTTGGTGTTATTCATGGGGATTTATCTGAATTTAACGTATTAGTTGATGAGGAAGGTCCCGTGATCATTGATTTACCACAAGCAGTTGATGCTGCTGGTAATAACAATGCAAAGAAAATGTTACTACGCGATGTCAATAATATGACTCAATATTACTCACAGTTTGCTCCTAGCCTTGCGTCTACTCGTTATGGTGATGAGATTTGGGCCATATTTGAAACGGGTGAATTAACCCCTAAAACAGTATTAACAGGGAAATTTATCGATTCAGAAATCAGTGCTGACGTTGATACTGTTTTACATGAAATAAATGCTGCACGTGAAGAGGAATTAGATCGCCTAGAGCGTATGTCGGATGGTGAATAAAAAACGATAAGTTATTACGGTTTTATTGCTAAATGTTTGCCTGATTTTTATGCCTAAGAGTGCTTAATATTATGTTTGATCTTTTCTCATCTATTGTGGCACTTGGCACTAAAAATGAACATTCAAGCGCTGTACAAAAGACTCGAATGCTAAATATGCTCGTTCTTTTGACCATCTTGATTGCGATAGTTTATTCCGTTAGTTATATGTACGTATTAAATGAACCTTTGGTTGCTTTGTTCAACCTTGTTTTGACCAGTGGTTACTTCCTCTCACTTTTTTTTAGTTATCAACACCATCATAAAGCAGCTAAAACTTGGTATTTTTCCTTGATTATGCTGCATTTATTTGTGTGTGGTAATCTCTTTTTTACTCAAGAAAGTGGCTTTCATTTTTATTATTTCTTAGTGCCTATTGGCGCGTTATTATTATTTGAATTAAAAGAAAAAAAGCTTAAAACTACTTTAAGTTTGGTAGCCGCATCATTATTTTTATATTGTGAAAATACCCTTAATGAAAATCCGTTACATGTATTTAGTGAAGCTGCGAATCATTTATTGTCCCAATCGGCTTTTTTAGTTGATATGTTCGCTATTATATTGGCGCTGACTTTATTTAGTAAACAAATTGAGAAGCATGAATTGGGGCTTATTAAGCAAGCCTCTACGGATATGTTAACGGGATTAAATAACCGTCGGTTCTTTTTTCAAGAAGGTGAAAAGTTATTAACAAAAAAGAATAAAGAAAATAAATCCTATAGTTTGCTGCTCATCGATTTAGATTATTTTAAAAATATTAATGATAAATATGGGCATGCTGTAGGTGATGAATGCTTGATCATTGTTAGCAATGCTTTACAAAATGTGGGGCCTGAAAATAAGCTTTGTGCACGTATTGGTGGAGAGGAGTTTGCTATTATATTACCTCGTTGTGGCCCTAAATCTGCAGAAGTCATCGCTGAACATGTTAGAAGTACTATTGAAAGGGTTACTTTGACCACTTCACAAGGAGACTTTGTCGAGTGCTCTGGAAGTATTGGTATTAGTCATAATATGGCTAAAAATGAAACCCTAAAAGAATTACTTGAGCAGGCTGATGTCGCTTTATATAAAGCTAAAGATAATGGCCGAAATCAAGTCGTTTCATACCATCAACTTACTCATTCTTAATGCATATTAATATCATTTTTTTAACAAATATATTCCTTCCCTTTTAGTTACAACTAAACTTTATGATAGTGTTATTTTCACTACATTTATTTTTAAACATTTTTTATTTAGGTAGGTCACGACATGATTACAAAAATTAAGCGATTATTGAATACGTTAATTCCCGAAGAAAGCCCTAAGTTTGATAGTACATTAGCGATTGTTTGTTTACTTTGCGAAGTCTGTGTTGCAGATGAAAACGCTTCTAAAGAAGAAGAAATTGCAATTATTAATACGTTAGAAAAGTTGGTTGATATTGATAAAGAAAAAGCAGCTGAGTTGTTGAAAGTAGGGATGCAAGAAATAACTATCAGTAATTCAGTCTTTGATTTTACTTCTCAATTAGGTGATTTAGACAGTGAAGCTCGTATTGACCTAATTAAAGCAATGTGGGAAATCGCTTATGCGGATGGGCACTTAGATAAAATGGAAGAAGCATTAATACGTAAAGTTGCAGCATTAATTTATGTTAATCATAGTGATTTTATTAGAACGAAACTTTCTGTTAATCCAGAATAGTCATTAATCAACATGTTATGAGCTTTAAGGTTTGTTAATGTTTCATTTAATAAACCTTAGTTGCGTACAATAAAACCAATTATTGATTTTCTGTTAATGACAGTTAGTTAATGACATCCTTACCATCAACTAACTACTCCGTTATTAACTCATCATAAAAGTGATATTGCTATGTCTGCTTCTGCATTAAACATCATTAAAAACTATCATCAACAAACTAAGCATAGACCAGGCGCATATGCACGATCTGCTGGTTATATGGATTGGGCGAATCAGCCGCTACCTTATCGTTTATATCAAGGTGCTGAAAAAATTCGTTTACCATTACCGTCACTATTAAAGGATGAGTTAGATAACTCCTCTGCTGGTTATCTAACTGAACGATCTACTAAACCTGCAAAAGCTATTTGTCTTGAAAGTATTGCTGCATTATTACAGAACAGTTTAGGGTTATCTGCATGGAAATATTATAACGGCACAGAATGGGCATTACGTGTTAATCCATCGAGTGGCAATTTACATCCGACAGAGTGCTATTTACTGTTGCCTGATCTTGAGATTGAGACCGAAAGTAACTTAAGTTCAGAGAATAAAAAGGCGTATAGCGTTCATTATAATCCGTATATTAATTCATTAGAGAATCGCGCTTTACTGCCAGAATCCTCTAGTGAATTATTTATTAAAAAACAAGGTTTTGCACTGGTATTAACCAGTATTGCTTGGCGTGAAGCGTGGAAGTATGGAGAGCGCGCCTACCGCTATTGCCAAC
Above is a genomic segment from Psychromonas sp. L1A2 containing:
- a CDS encoding tellurite resistance TerB family protein; the protein is MITKIKRLLNTLIPEESPKFDSTLAIVCLLCEVCVADENASKEEEIAIINTLEKLVDIDKEKAAELLKVGMQEITISNSVFDFTSQLGDLDSEARIDLIKAMWEIAYADGHLDKMEEALIRKVAALIYVNHSDFIRTKLSVNPE
- a CDS encoding PA4780 family RIO1-like protein kinase, whose protein sequence is MKIPKRIQPLVDDGIVDSVLRQLMSGKEATVYVVQCGDEVRCAKVYKEASKRSFKNAVLYNEGRKVRNGRNARAMQKGSKFGREQQEEIWQSTEVDALYKFADAGIRVPTPFGCFGGVLIMELITDADGFAAPRLNDVTMPEEKALIDHAKVMDYVVRMLSVGVIHGDLSEFNVLVDEEGPVIIDLPQAVDAAGNNNAKKMLLRDVNNMTQYYSQFAPSLASTRYGDEIWAIFETGELTPKTVLTGKFIDSEISADVDTVLHEINAAREEELDRLERMSDGE
- a CDS encoding GGDEF domain-containing protein → MFDLFSSIVALGTKNEHSSAVQKTRMLNMLVLLTILIAIVYSVSYMYVLNEPLVALFNLVLTSGYFLSLFFSYQHHHKAAKTWYFSLIMLHLFVCGNLFFTQESGFHFYYFLVPIGALLLFELKEKKLKTTLSLVAASLFLYCENTLNENPLHVFSEAANHLLSQSAFLVDMFAIILALTLFSKQIEKHELGLIKQASTDMLTGLNNRRFFFQEGEKLLTKKNKENKSYSLLLIDLDYFKNINDKYGHAVGDECLIIVSNALQNVGPENKLCARIGGEEFAIILPRCGPKSAEVIAEHVRSTIERVTLTTSQGDFVECSGSIGISHNMAKNETLKELLEQADVALYKAKDNGRNQVVSYHQLTHS